In Urechidicola croceus, a single window of DNA contains:
- a CDS encoding site-specific integrase — protein MKYNKLSVLFLIDKTKINKQDKCPIKCRITYLKKRRVFSTGLFTVLDCWNSKKQKAIPPNKENDYINTQMSLIKQNINQAFLLLQVNSKVFDVEDIYLQYAGKNVKANKTLLEVFELHNNRMNKLIGVEYTKSTYNKFIEAKNHVSNFIRFQYKKGDILLESINQNFLDDFDFYLKSEKKQKQITINKSIQRVRKIIKLALAKGYLKKDPFILYRPKKYETKVVYLNQKELDKLEQHTFKQARLNQVKDMFVFCCYTGLAYQEMSNLKKEHLIKGFDGAIWIQMMRQKTKSKVSIPLLPTASKIIDKYKDKNRLLPVISNQKFNSYLKEIAELLDIEKRLTHHIARKTFATTVLLYNDIPIEIVSELLGHSSISITQRHYAKVVQHKVSSQMSKLSKKLKNKG, from the coding sequence ATGAAATATAATAAGTTAAGTGTTTTGTTTTTAATTGACAAAACCAAAATAAACAAACAGGACAAGTGCCCTATAAAGTGTAGAATTACTTATTTGAAAAAAAGAAGAGTATTCTCTACAGGATTGTTTACTGTTTTAGACTGTTGGAATAGTAAAAAACAAAAAGCAATACCACCTAACAAAGAGAATGATTATATCAATACTCAAATGAGCCTGATTAAGCAAAATATTAATCAGGCTTTTTTGTTGCTTCAAGTTAACAGTAAGGTGTTTGATGTTGAAGATATTTATTTACAATATGCAGGCAAAAATGTAAAAGCCAATAAAACGCTTTTAGAGGTCTTTGAATTGCATAATAATAGAATGAATAAGCTAATAGGTGTTGAGTATACAAAGTCTACATATAACAAGTTTATAGAGGCTAAAAATCATGTTTCAAACTTTATTAGGTTTCAATACAAGAAGGGAGATATACTTTTAGAATCTATAAATCAAAATTTTCTAGATGATTTTGATTTTTACTTAAAGTCAGAAAAGAAACAAAAGCAGATTACTATTAATAAGAGCATACAAAGGGTTAGAAAAATTATCAAACTAGCTTTAGCAAAAGGATATTTGAAGAAAGACCCATTCATTCTTTATAGACCAAAAAAGTATGAAACTAAAGTGGTTTACTTAAATCAAAAGGAATTAGATAAACTAGAGCAGCATACTTTTAAACAAGCAAGGTTAAACCAAGTTAAGGATATGTTTGTCTTTTGTTGTTATACAGGACTTGCTTATCAAGAAATGTCTAACCTCAAAAAGGAACATCTAATAAAAGGATTTGATGGTGCTATATGGATTCAAATGATGAGACAAAAGACAAAATCAAAAGTTTCAATTCCATTATTACCTACAGCATCAAAAATTATAGATAAGTATAAAGATAAAAATAGGTTACTCCCTGTAATAAGTAATCAGAAATTCAATTCTTACCTTAAGGAAATAGCAGAGTTACTAGATATAGAAAAAAGGTTAACACATCATATTGCGAGGAAGACTTTTGCAACAACAGTTTTGCTTTATAATGATATACCTATTGAAATAGTGTCTGAGTTGCTAGGGCATTCAAGTATATCAATCACTCAAAGACATTATGCTAAAGTGGTACAGCATAAAGTGAGTAGTCAAATGAGCAAGTTAAGTAAGAAATTGAAGAATAAAGGGTAA
- a CDS encoding IS3 family transposase: MSKQAFYKRIKTQQKKEIDHQKMIKMVKDYRKKVGSKTGGIKLYAELKKDFIKNDIKIGRDKFYRFLKHNNLLIPKRKNYITTTNSKHMYRKYKNLVKDHVPTRPEQLWVSDITYIKTENGHNYLALVTDAYSKQIMGYKLDKHMKTSLCTDALAMAIKNRKYPTQKLIHHSDRGFQYCNPKYTQFAESNNITMSMTEQYDPYQNAVAERINRTLKYEYGLKKTIKNTDLAQKMTEQAVNIYNNLRTHFSLNLRKPAEVHLNPDIKYKSYRKNNVTLHQISI; the protein is encoded by the coding sequence ATATCTAAACAAGCATTCTACAAAAGAATCAAAACTCAACAAAAAAAAGAAATAGATCATCAAAAAATGATTAAAATGGTCAAAGATTACCGTAAAAAAGTAGGCTCTAAAACTGGTGGAATTAAACTATATGCAGAATTAAAAAAAGACTTTATTAAAAATGATATTAAGATTGGTAGAGACAAGTTCTATCGATTTTTAAAGCACAATAACTTACTGATCCCTAAACGAAAAAACTACATCACAACTACAAACTCTAAGCATATGTACAGAAAATATAAAAACCTTGTAAAAGACCACGTCCCTACTCGACCTGAACAACTTTGGGTAAGCGATATAACTTACATTAAAACTGAAAATGGACACAACTATTTAGCATTAGTTACAGACGCATATTCTAAGCAAATAATGGGATATAAACTCGACAAACACATGAAAACATCTCTTTGCACAGATGCCCTTGCTATGGCTATTAAAAACAGAAAGTATCCCACTCAAAAACTTATTCATCATTCTGACAGAGGTTTTCAATATTGTAACCCGAAGTATACCCAATTTGCCGAAAGCAATAACATTACAATGAGTATGACTGAGCAATACGACCCTTATCAAAACGCTGTTGCTGAAAGAATTAACAGAACGCTTAAATACGAATATGGTTTGAAAAAAACTATCAAAAACACTGATTTGGCTCAAAAAATGACTGAGCAAGCTGTCAATATTTACAACAATCTTAGAACTCATTTTAGCCTAAATCTAAGAAAACCAGCCGAAGTACATTTGAATCCAGATATCAAATACAAATCTTATCGAAAAAATAATGTAACTTTACATCAAATATCCATTTAA